GCAGAATGGTGTAAGAGGGTTTATGCTCGACATGTATGACTTCCAAAACGATATCTGGCTTTGCCATTCTTTCGATGGAACATGTTTCAATTTCACCGCTTTTGTAAGTTTTGATAcaatatatgtttgttgtaAGTATGAGGTATATTAAGGTCGGTCCACCGCcaaaaatgttgaagatttttttttgtttttgtgtgcaaTGTGGTAGCAACCGGCTATTAACATTTTAAGGGAGTTTCAAGTGTTTctagagaagaacaaagaggAAGTTGTAACGATTATCATCGAAGATTATGTGAAATCGCCTAAAGGTCTCACAAAAGTGTTTGATGCGGCTGGCTTACGAAAGTTCATGTTTCCAGTATCTAGAATGCCCAAAAATGGAGGGGACTGGCCAAGGCTTGATGACATGGTGCGAAAAAACCAACGGTTGCTAGTTTTTACATCCGATTCACATAAAGAAGCAACCGAAGGGATCGCCTATCAATGGAAGTATATGGTTGAGAATCAATGTGAGTCCTATATATGATGCAAACCATTTTATCTttacatttgtatatatgcatatcttatttttttgttaatgaatgaaaaaaattgcAGATGGAAATGGAGGGTTGAAGGTAGGAGTGTGTCCAAATAGAGCTCAATCAGCGCCAATGAGcgataaatcaaaatctcttgtTCTTGTGAACCATTTCCCTGATGCTGCGGATGTGATAGTAGCATGTAAGCAAAACTCAGCTTCTCTTCTTGAATCCATAAAGACATGTTACCAAGCCGCGGGACAGCGATGGCCTAACTTCATAGCAGTCGATTTCTACAAGGTACATCTATATTTCTAGTTTTTGAAGATTGTCTGGATCTTGTCttattgaatttttgtgtgtgtgtgtgtgagttCAGAGAAGCGATGGTGGAGGAGCTCCGCAAGCGGTTGATGTTGCGAATGGCAATTTGATATGCGGTTGCGATAACTTTGCAGCGTGCAAGGTCGTTTTCTTTAcctgttttgaatttgaagtcGTTATGTAAATTTCGATATAgtttgttaaaattttcaatataatctGCAGGCTGACGGCAAATGTGGATAGTAAGAAAGACTGAGCCACCAGAAGCAACTCCCATAACCAAAGGCTTTCTGCGTTTGTTGTCACCTTTGTGTCATCTTTTCCATAAAGTTTTAGCTAGTGTAGTAACggttagtttttgttttagattatTTAGAGATTAGTACTGTACTGGTTAGTTTCATTACTCTAAATTTCCTAATCATATATGAACTAGTCACCgaataatctatatatactgAAAACACTGGTGactaaaaatgttaaacacaAAGTTATTTAATAgctaaaaatctaaattaggGACATGGTATGTTATTTGACCACAAAATTTGTAGTATAGTTTGTAAGTACCGATGTCACCATCGGATTTAAACGCGATAGAATTTGTGTCAtctaaaatttaattcattaGCTCAAGTGGAGGACCAAAACATGTAATATAGTCTTCTTTTAAGAGTCAGTCCACTAAATCAACTGGAAAAGTTACATTAagtcatttatatatttcactCACCCTCACTGGAGAAtacaaatttttctttttccttctttcccactctctttcttgtttctacTATATCCATGTTTCCTCTAGTACTGTTTTCTGGAATGTAGAATTATCCAATAAAAACTTGCTACAATTGCCttgttttagaatttagaaaagattaggAAGGTATGGAGAATAATAGGAtgacaacagaagaagagacatTGTCATGGCTCTCTCTTTCACCGTCGAGTACAaaaccaacatatatattagcGATTTGTTATGGCAGACGATCTCCGAGAGGCGGATTCAGATCAATTTGCGCCGcgcatttcttcttttccaaatATAGTAGAGAGCACTATGAAGTGCAAGCTGGAGAAGGAGACTCCTTATTCAGAGTAATTAAACGAACGGTAAGTCGGAATGCTATACacttatatgtttttttttgttttatagacACTAACTATAAACTTAGTTGTTGTTTCTCTAAATAACAAAGTGTATTTAATGacaaaagaacaaatgaaaagaaaaatgatgtcAAGTGTTGTGCCCTTTATTTACAATAATACACATGGTTCcatatttctttttacacTAGTTGCCAAATATTAGAGATAACAACATTGCAAACCCAAGGTCACAAAAGGAACCACATAACTTGAGTAGATCCATTTAAGAAGCtccaaaacatattataaaaacaCAGCTTCATGTTAGATGTTGATGGTTTGTGACAATTGGTAATGTCATGTCTATTTTTGCTTAGCTCCACTTACACTCccaccctttttttttttggctggaCTACTGTGTATATATTAACCAAGTTTGtaaattctaaatttagaGTATTGGGTGAAATTGTCGTCCATtgcttttaaaagtttttttaaaaagaagatgtttATTTTATGCCATACCAAACCTTTGGATTAGTCAATGGTGCGTGCAAGAGTGGATACATTCTGATCGATGATCTGATCGATGATATCCACCATTGGATGAACAATTTTACAGTGATTCACACAAAGCAAGAtgtacaaagaaaaaacagaaggATGGATTATACATCAATGAAAATACATATAGTGATGATCCGAAAGTACACAACTACAATACATTTATTCACTTATATTGCATTAGACACCTCAAATTATAAACAACTTGGCtttggctatatatatatatatatatatatcgttaCTTGATAAGAAAAAACGGCCAAGGTTATAGATTCCGAAGCCGGTCCGGGTTAAGTGTGTTGTAAGTTACCGGATGAGAAACTTGAGCTTTTTCCTCCTCCAATCGTTCTTGATCCGGTTTACCCCGGTTTGGATTCTTATCACAAGGGACAGTAAACAAAGACTTGGAATTAGGACAAGTCTGTTTCCGCATGAAGAACTTAGCACACTCCGATGGCGTTTTCTGGTTTGGAAGATCAAGTATACAATTCATACTAACGTCCATAATTTTTCTCTTGATGAGTTTTCTACATTTCGGACCAACCTGAGTGAAGTAATTATTCGAGAGAGAAACGTTTTGGAGACAAGCAATCTCGCATACAATCTCCGGTATGGTTCCATAGAACTTGTTTCCGGCTAAATTGAGTTGTTCCATCGTTTCTAAGCAACCGAAAGAGTACGGTATTGGACCGGTTAATTGGTTGAACCCAACATCGAAAACAGTGGCTCGGGTTAGGTTTCCGATTTGGTACGGTAAGCATCCGGTTAACTTGTTATTCAGGAAAAGGACTTCTTGTAGGTACTTGATGTTGCCTATGCTTTCGGGAATTGGACCCGTGAACCTAAGTCACATCacaacaaatattaaaaataataatctagCTACTCAATAATCACACATTCAACCACACTCTCTCTATTCTTGCACCTCTGACTAGATCAACTAGTTGAGAAACTAACCTGTTGTTGGCGAAGGTGAGGTAAAGAGCAGTGATGGATCCAAGATTGAGTGGAAGCTTCTGAAcaagattgttgttgttgatgaacaAGACGTCGAGGTCGAGATTAAAGACCTGAGGAGGAACAGAGCCTGAGAAAGAATTGAACCTGAGATCAAGAAACGTGAGATTGTTTCCTTTCAAGACACTAGTTGGGAAATCTCCTGTGAGTTTGTTGTTGCTTAGATCGAGCTCGTATAAGAATTTCAAATTGCTGAAATCAGGCACAGAGCCTGTGAAACCGTTGGAGTTTGCGTGGAAGATGGTGACTTCTTCTAACTTGTCGAGGAAGTTATCTAACTTGAGGATCTTGCCTATCTTGCCTCTCAAGTTTAACCCATTAAACTGGACGCTCGCGAGTGCGAGATGCTTTGTTTTCGGGAAAATGGCGCATTTGAGTCCGAGGTATTTGTTGCAAATGTCGGGGCCTTCCCAAGACTTAAGTTTATCATCTGCGACTAGATCCTTAAATCTTTGGAGAACTGGATAGACTTTCTTTAATAATGAGCTCGCAAACGGTAGATCAGGTGTTGGCGGCGATGGCTGGGGTTTAGGCGGTGCAGGCGGCGGAAGCTGTGGAGGAGGTGGAAGCTGTGGAGGAGGAGGGCTTGGAGGAGGAGAGGGTGGAGGAGGGCATGGAGGGGGAGAAGGTGGAGGAGGgcatggaggaggaggagggggaGGAGGGCAATCTGCAGGTTCTGGTTCTGGTTCCGGTGAAGGTGACGGTGGAGGATTGTTGTCGTTACCACCACCGATAATGATTTCTAAGGATTTTCTGTCGTTAATGTGGTTGTTTCCGGTGGTTGAAGTGAAGTGGAGATTTGAAAGtgaaagaatgagaagaagaattgagaGAATTGAAGCCATTGAGTTGATGAGATTTTGTGGTGAGTTTTGAGGATAAGTATGGGGACTATGTATATAAGGAGATTTTAGAGCATAGAAATAGAGAAGACTAAGAAGCTTGTGAAGTCAATGGACATTGTCTTTTGGGTAGTGGGAGCTACAATAATTATTGATATTTTGGGTAGTAGACTATGTAAGTTTTTACATAGGTATGTTTAGTTATTGATATCAAACTgagatgtaattttttttttgctatataaaaatttcataGTATGAGTATCTAAATTTATGAGTAGTATAACTTTGAACTAGGGAATCATATGAAAGCTAGATAGTTGAAAGTTAAACTAGTCATAAACTTATAGTCATACTATGAACTTTTATGAGTagtatgaattttaaaaatgaaatggaGAAAGGAATAATGAAATGTAGCATTTTGAGCTGTTTTTTATAGTAAAACATATTTCatagtaaaatatatgaatttaatcATCTTTGAGTTGTTTATTGAGTCCAATAAGTACATTTACCTGGCCCAACCTTTACTTTTTATAGAgaaatactttaaaataacatgaaaaaatttattatgGACAATTATAACACAAACTTCacaaatttccaaaattagCATTAGtaattttacataataactaatttatttttatctaaatatataaaattaattatgattttaaatcaCAAATCGTGTGAATTATCAATCAAATGCTTATATTAgtctttttaatattaatttcatGTTATTTTTGGAAGTTTGAAGATTGTGTGCTAAATTTGATAAgaaaacttatttttgttatttacgAGAGttgtctatttttttgttgccgACAAAACCtcctaataaataaatactaatatataatataacatATTTAGAAAAGAGAATTGAACGGAGCAAAAGTTTATCAATAATGATTATCAGTGTGGAGTTTTTGGCCATTTACGGATGATTTACCTTTTTGTGAGAACGTTCATTAGAGAACATCAGTGATTTTTCAAGGATAGTTGGGGATGGGTgtattattttgtaacaacaaacaagaaagagcATCTCTAATGGTGAAATATTCACCAAGTGTCTCTtatcaatattataatattatttaaatataattttgttatttaactaaattttaagtgataaataaaaatgaacaaatcaTATTAAGACATTATACTAAGATATGTGGTATTTGGGAttttaaataagattttatatactttaaaataagAACCATTCTTATTCTCTTGccttttctattattatttttgattaattaatattaaaaactcACCATTGAAGATGCTCTAAAACATAGTCaacttggttttaaaaaaagaaactaaaaaaaaagataaatgtttATCTGTTGTTGCTTGTTGTTTGATACAACATGTCTCCTCTGATATGAGTTACTTTTAATATGCAGGAACAAGAGGATTGGTAGAACGTTATATGAAACAAGAGGTatgaatattatattttcacttttctcaCTCACTACTTTTCTCGtatttcatttattgttttttttgtatgactAGAAAGTCGGAATTCCAAATTAATAACATGgttttttcaaatgatttgaCTATACCGTAAAGCAACTCAAGTTTCAACCATTTGTTCGAACTTGTTCTCAAAACTAGTTTCACCCCGAAAAATAATGGTTTGTAAAGATATGggcagagaaagaaaattgaacTTGGAAAGAAATTGGATTAGACATCacttaaaaatagtaaatttgtGCTAAAAGAAATTTACTGAAAACATTGCTTAACTTTCTTATTTACATAACATCCTAGCATTCTTCAACTAATGATAACTATCACtttatagagaaagaaaatagacAACATTATCACAACATTGACATAACCTCATAGGGTCACGGCTTCACTGCTTTCACGGCTTCAAATGGATTTTAAAGCCtttgtagtattttttttgcCAATCAGActtttttcactttattttttttggaagtttttaaagcttttttttttctttttcctttatttttctttttgaaagtCACGTAAATGAGgcttttaaaacaaattaaaagcttttcgttttcttctctaaacataattaaaagttCTCTACAAattacatatttcttttttcaaaacgtttttgattaataattattatcaagttactaatttttttttaagatccATTTcactaataataattttattttttatcatcaaCACTAATAAAGTTAGATGTCATTTCATTAtcattaataaatttgttgattttatgataagtcaaaaaaatcattcaaaacagttttgagaaaaaaatttagcCATAAGAATCATTCAAGATgagtattttaattattaatgtgTTTGGATATTAAGTGTTTGGATATTAAGTGCatgaaacaataaatataaataatgcAATGTTTGgtcttttaaaaatgaatgaataatatatatttttaaaaatcagtaataaagttttattgttactaataaaaaataacagtCACAGCTTCTACAACTTTGTTTTACCAATCTGATTTTAACAGCCAAAGTCTTTACAGCTAAATTCTTTGTACCTCAAATTTTTAAAGTCAAACCTTCTAAAGCCAAAAATAACGGTCGTTACCAatctgttaaaaaaatttaccttCTGAATTAGCATAAACTGATTTCGGTATACCatgtttcaatttcttctgaCTGAAAATAGAAGAGATGATATTGTTATTACACATTTCACGCTGAAGAGATACTAAAAACAGTTAGAAAGGCAAAAAGAGTTATGTTCGATCgactaattttaaattatgcaAGATTGGGCCCAATACAGGCTAGAATTTCGGTCCATAATTTTCCAAGACATCAAGAAACTGGTTCACAAGATTTGTTGGCccatttttaattatctacTATCTTTAGCCTCTATTATCCTTGACTGAGGTATGAAGTTGCAACATAACGATTTCGAAACTTCTTAAAACTTTTCTCATAACGCAAGCTagaaaaggttttttaaaaagtccCCCATGTTTTTAGTTTCATGCATTACATCACATATTCACATGTATGTGGAGAGATAGATAACCAAATTGTTAGATAACTGCatgttatttaaaattttatgtgttcttttagaaaaagagcaccattttatattttttgcaaattaatcaaaaactTTACAACTTCTTAGctattttcataaatttgcATGGTCATTCAATGGtatttactaataataattaaatatgtcTGAAcgaacatatttttttttgacagtTACTACAgctatttcatattttatcctttttatacaaaaatcaCTTCACTTTCTAATTTACCTTGCAGAAAATTTACTACAGTACatactaataattttaacaaattttcttaaataaaacaTCACTACACTTACActgattcttgtttttctaatcTCATTAGTAATTACTCCTCATTAGTCTGAATAcggttatatatttttgagcACAAATACTTTTGcccaataaaataaaataaaatggtaaGATATTTCCCAACGCATATTTTATACAAGTGTGTGACCCACAACAAGACACACTACAGTGTAAATCCAACGGCTGAGATTTCTCAAattaccatcaaagcttttagggtttggtgaAACCTTCCATATATAAACACTGAAACCTCCAAGTTGTCTTTCCTCTTTgcagttttttttcatttgagcTTCTCTCTGATAAGGTCACTTCCTCTGACCCTTTTATCTAAGCTCAACGCTGCAACTCTCGCCGTCGGTTACTTCCccattttccttccttctTCCGATTCAAAGACTCAATTTTTATTCTCCGGCGTTGAGGATTCATCTCCTAAAAATCTCTgctttatcttttgatttgagCTGATTtggagaggagaagaagatagatagatagGTAATTCGGATTGATATCTCGAAAAATGGCTCAGATTCAGCATCAGGGTCAAAATGCCAATGGTGGTGTAGCTGTTCCCGGTGCTGCTGCGGCTGAAGCTGCGGCGGCTGCGGCTGGAGCTGCGGCGGCGGCTGCCGGAGCTGCGCAGCAAGGGACGACGTCTTTATATGTCGGTGATCTGGATGCGACCGTGACGGATTCACAGCTGTTTGAGGCGTTTACCCAAGCGGGTCAGGTGGTTTCTGTCCGTGTCTGCAGAGACATGACGACTCGGAGATCTCTAGGCTATGGCTACGTTAACTATGCAACTCCTCAAGATGGTAACTTTCTTAAGGCTTATCTGATTTGGTAACTTAGTCGTTGTAGCTCATCTGAATTTGGGGTATGGACTGATGTGTTATATCAAATGCTAATCTAAATTTGGGAGCTTTCTATAAAAAAGGTGAAAGCTTTCAGGTTAATTTGGAAAGTGGTTACATTTGGTAACATTGTGGGCTTTCAGGGTATTTGGCTGTTAGGGAGgatagttttcttttgaggTCATAGAGTTAGAGTTATGACCTCAATGTTATGAGTAGACTCAATGTTATTCTTCTTACAGAAATGAATGATTTGAGTTATGTTGATGTTAATATTTCTGATTGGTGACAGCTTCCAGGGCACTGAATGAGCTGAATTTCATGGCTCTTAATGGAAGGGCTATAAGAGTTATGTATTCTGTTCGTGATCCAAGTCTCCGTAAGAGCGGAGTtggtaatatatttattaaggTACATATATTAAATCTCTTTTTCCTATTGTCCAAGTTTGAACTTCTATGCAGAGATGGAAAGAAACCTTGGCTTGTTTAATATCCTATCtcaaagtttgtttgtttattgaCATGGTTTATTATCTGTGTCTCAGAATCTTGACAAATCAATTGATCACAAAGCACTTCACGAGACATTTTCAGCCTTTGGTCCCATTCTATCTTGCAAAGTGGCCGTTGATCCCTCTGGTCAGTCGAAAGGCTATGGGTTTGTGCAGTACGACACTGATGAAGCAGCTCAGGGAGCCATTGATAAACTGAATGGAATGCTTCTTAACGATAAGCAAGTTTATGTTGGACCCTTTGTTCACAAGCTGCAGAGAGATCCTTCGGGTGAGAAAGTTAAGTTCACTAATGTTTATGTCAAAAATCTCTCCGAGTCCTTGAGTGATGAAGAGCTTAACAAAGTTTTTGGAGAGTTCGGAGTGACTACTAGTTGTGTTATCATGAGAGATGGTGAAGGAAAGTCTAAAGGCTTTGGATTTGTCAATTTTGAGAATTCTGATGATGCAGCCAGAGCTGTTGACGCTCTAAATGGAAAGACCTTTGACGACAAGGAGTGGTTTGTTGGGAAGGCCCAAAAGAAGTCCGAGAGGGAAACTGAACTCAAACAAAAGTTTGAGCAAAGTTTGAAGGAGGCTGCAGACAAGTCTCAGGGGTCGAACTTATATGTTAAGAACTTGGATGAGAGCGTCACAGATGATAAGCTCAGAGAACATTTTGCTCCCTTTGGAACTATTACATCATGCAAGGTCCGTGACTGATACAATAAAAAGCGCTGCTTGTTACTATCTTCAGCAGATTTGCATTAAAATGTATTACATTTGAACGTGACAGGTGATGCGTGACCCCAGTGGAGTGAGTAGAGGATCTGGATTTGTCGCATTTTCAACTCCTGAGGAAGCAACTAGAGCTGTAAGTGACTAGAATATAAAGAAGACATGTCAAATTTTGGTGATCTCCTATTCTCTGGAAGGATCTTGATGCTTAACACTGTCTTCTTTTCAATGTTTCAGATTACAGAGATGAATGGAAAAATGATCGTTACCAAACCTCTATATGTTGCTCTTGCGCAGCGGAAAGAAGACCGCAAAGCTAGGTTACAGGTCTGGTTAATTTACCCATGTTGTTATCCTTGAAAAGGATTATCCTAATCCCATGCTTATCGTGCTTAATTTGACCTCTCTGGCATTTTAGGCTCAATTTTCACAGATGAGGCCGGTCAATATGCCACCTGCGGTTGGTCCTAGGATGCAAATGTATCCACCAGGTGGTCCACCAATGGGTCAGCAACTCTTCTATGGTCAAGGGCCTCCTGCTATGATTCCTCAGGTAAAGCTCAAAGCTTTAAGCATAAAACATTTGAGACCAATCTTTAtaactttcttctccaactgGGTATCGAACAGCCTGGATTCGGATATCAACAACAGCTTGTACCGGGTATGAGACCTGGTGGGTCTCCAATGCCAAACTTCTTCATGCCTATGATGCAACAAGGccagcaacagcaacagcagcaacagcagcagcagcgaCCTGGTGGTGGTAGAAGAGGAGCTCTTCCACAACCACAACAACCTTCTCCTATGATGCAGCAGCAGGTT
This sequence is a window from Arabidopsis thaliana chromosome 1 sequence. Protein-coding genes within it:
- a CDS encoding Leucine-rich repeat (LRR) family protein (Leucine-rich repeat (LRR) family protein; LOCATED IN: chloroplast; EXPRESSED IN: 22 plant structures; EXPRESSED DURING: 13 growth stages; CONTAINS InterPro DOMAIN/s: Leucine-rich repeat (InterPro:IPR001611); BEST Arabidopsis thaliana protein match is: Leucine-rich repeat (LRR) family protein (TAIR:AT3G19320.1); Has 196117 Blast hits to 67164 proteins in 2660 species: Archae - 391; Bacteria - 35192; Metazoa - 52079; Fungi - 12408; Plants - 67644; Viruses - 4658; Other Eukaryotes - 23745 (source: NCBI BLink).) → MASILSILLLILSLSNLHFTSTTGNNHINDRKSLEIIIGGGNDNNPPPSPSPEPEPEPADCPPPPPPPPCPPPPSPPPCPPPPSPPPSPPPPQLPPPPQLPPPAPPKPQPSPPTPDLPFASSLLKKVYPVLQRFKDLVADDKLKSWEGPDICNKYLGLKCAIFPKTKHLALASVQFNGLNLRGKIGKILKLDNFLDKLEEVTIFHANSNGFTGSVPDFSNLKFLYELDLSNNKLTGDFPTSVLKGNNLTFLDLRFNSFSGSVPPQVFNLDLDVLFINNNNLVQKLPLNLGSITALYLTFANNRFTGPIPESIGNIKYLQEVLFLNNKLTGCLPYQIGNLTRATVFDVGFNQLTGPIPYSFGCLETMEQLNLAGNKFYGTIPEIVCEIACLQNVSLSNNYFTQVGPKCRKLIKRKIMDVSMNCILDLPNQKTPSECAKFFMRKQTCPNSKSLFTVPCDKNPNRGKPDQERLEEEKAQVSHPVTYNTLNPDRLRNL
- a CDS encoding PLC-like phosphodiesterases superfamily protein (PLC-like phosphodiesterases superfamily protein; FUNCTIONS IN: phospholipase C activity, phosphoric diester hydrolase activity; INVOLVED IN: intracellular signaling pathway, lipid metabolic process; LOCATED IN: endomembrane system; EXPRESSED IN: 22 plant structures; EXPRESSED DURING: 13 growth stages; CONTAINS InterPro DOMAIN/s: Phospholipase C, phosphatidylinositol-specific, X domain (InterPro:IPR000909), PLC-like phosphodiesterase, TIM beta/alpha-barrel domain (InterPro:IPR017946); BEST Arabidopsis thaliana protein match is: PLC-like phosphodiesterases superfamily protein (TAIR:AT3G19310.1); Has 451 Blast hits to 448 proteins in 104 species: Archae - 0; Bacteria - 81; Metazoa - 8; Fungi - 159; Plants - 152; Viruses - 0; Other Eukaryotes - 51 (source: NCBI BLink).); the encoded protein is MFQRLLLFLLIALLLQSSFLLEISSALKEGKTCITNSNCDAGLHCETCIANTDFRPRCSRTQPINPITKAKGLPFNKYSWLTTHNSFARLGEVSRTGSAILAPTNQQDSITSQLNNGVRGFMLDMYDFQNDIWLCHSFDGTCFNFTAFQPAINILREFQVFLEKNKEEVVTIIIEDYVKSPKGLTKVFDAAGLRKFMFPVSRMPKNGGDWPRLDDMVRKNQRLLVFTSDSHKEATEGIAYQWKYMVENQYGNGGLKVGVCPNRAQSAPMSDKSKSLVLVNHFPDAADVIVACKQNSASLLESIKTCYQAAGQRWPNFIAVDFYKRSDGGGAPQAVDVANGNLICGCDNFAACKADGKCG
- the PAB8 gene encoding poly(A) binding protein 8 (poly(A) binding protein 8 (PAB8); CONTAINS InterPro DOMAIN/s: Polyadenylate-binding protein/Hyperplastic disc protein (InterPro:IPR002004), RNA recognition motif, RNP-1 (InterPro:IPR000504), Polyadenylate binding protein, human types 1, 2, 3, 4 (InterPro:IPR006515), Nucleotide-binding, alpha-beta plait (InterPro:IPR012677); BEST Arabidopsis thaliana protein match is: poly(A) binding protein 2 (TAIR:AT4G34110.1).) translates to MAQIQHQGQNANGGVAVPGAAAAEAAAAAAGAAAAAAGAAQQGTTSLYVGDLDATVTDSQLFEAFTQAGQVVSVRVCRDMTTRRSLGYGYVNYATPQDASRALNELNFMALNGRAIRVMYSVRDPSLRKSGVGNIFIKNLDKSIDHKALHETFSAFGPILSCKVAVDPSGQSKGYGFVQYDTDEAAQGAIDKLNGMLLNDKQVYVGPFVHKLQRDPSGEKVKFTNVYVKNLSESLSDEELNKVFGEFGVTTSCVIMRDGEGKSKGFGFVNFENSDDAARAVDALNGKTFDDKEWFVGKAQKKSERETELKQKFEQSLKEAADKSQGSNLYVKNLDESVTDDKLREHFAPFGTITSCKVMRDPSGVSRGSGFVAFSTPEEATRAITEMNGKMIVTKPLYVALAQRKEDRKARLQAQFSQMRPVNMPPAVGPRMQMYPPGGPPMGQQLFYGQGPPAMIPQPGFGYQQQLVPGMRPGGSPMPNFFMPMMQQGQQQQQQQQQQQRPGGGRRGALPQPQQPSPMMQQQMHPRGRMYRYPQRDVNTMPGPTQNMLSVPYDVSSGGGVHHRDSPTSQPVPIVALATRLANAAPEQQRTMLGENLYPLVEQLEPESAAKVTGMLLEMDQTEVLHLLESPEALKAKVTEAMDVLRSVAQQQAGGAADQLASLSLGDNIVP